The sequence TCAGGGGTCTTTACAGTATCTGGTCCACCGGAAGGGCTTTGGACCAGAGTAACATACGTGGGTATCTAGTAAGGATATGCATGCCCCACGGCTGGTTTAACAATATCATGCACACAATCCTTCTAAGCCTGGTGCattcaataagggtcctgaggcccctcataagagggggggggtgtactgtcaggaatgtgcggtagcctggtgtaaactgggcctggtttttgcttctgtgtgagACATGCAATTAATTCTCAGCTTCTAGCAATGCAAGAGTTACCACTGAACTCTCCctgccttgattgctgcagctgagcaagtctgtttgattgatgttcttctctgcctgtctgtacctggaggaacagagcgctggtccaatgggaatctggaccgggctcttgatcctcataaaagaaagctgagccagctACATTTCCTGTAGTAATTGGCGAAACCCAAGAACCTTTGCAGGGCCTTAAGGTTATTGGGTTGttcccagttttcaatggctaTTACCTTCAGAGGGTCCTTACTAAACAAGTTAGAGGTTATCTTATACCCCAAGAATGAGACAACTTGGCGCAGAGATGATACAGCAATACAATGAGAACCACACTTAGGCCCCCACTGAACaggttccctgctggaccaatcaaacactgggcctgtttttaccttttgtctgacacacccgccTTCCTTTCAGTCTCCAATGCAGAAGTTACACTAATCACTGCTAGCCTTGTTCGCTttagctgagcagtgttttttctgattgacagatgcctctgccTATCCGGAAACCTTGAGGATCTGAGTGCTGATCCAATGGGGATCAAGACCGGGCTCTTAATCCTCATAAATAAAAGCAGAGCCATTTATTCCCTGCAGGCTATTTGGCTTCatacgaatccatcattttgcaattaaatatactgttaaaataaatatatatataaataaatatatatttatatatatatatatttattttttgacagtatatttaattccacaatgatggattcgtttaaatttagttattgaacaacaaaagggactttattacaaagaaaatgtgttttattaatttaatatattaactattaggggcattggcattcggcattattgccggctattttttaagtactctgtacggaccgcctgtcaatccacggccgtgaatttgcacagttccggtcgcaaacaatggtcttgttcattttttacgggtccgtttacgatcggaccgtaggctcatacatagtgtccactgtgcagccgtatatcctatactttccagcgtacgcatgaaccggaaaaatacagcCGATTAtctacagcccgcaatacagccgcacagatacatagtgtgaacataccctgaaggAGTAtaaaaaacagggatacagccctATCCATGTATCCATGTTATCTGCAGGGAATCAAACAGCAAGCATTCCAGTTCAGAAAATGTAACTGAACCTggacagtttgacaggtccactcaacactatttatAATTAAAAGAGTTATTTGGACATATAAAATCTCACTCAGTCAAATGTTGCAAAAGTCAAAATGCATGAGCACATACTCACCTATCTGGGTCCACTGCAACTCACTGCGTGGTGTGATGTGATCTGGTCTTTTTCCTACTTCCAGGACAGACTCATCTAAAGGGCAGTCTGCTCATACAGTATTCATTGGGCTATCATTAGAAGAGTATCTTAGAAGTAGGAAAAAGACTGATAACAGGGGGACCGGATAATGTCACACGGCAGCTGTggggcccaggtaggtgagtatgtTTGATTAAACCAGCAATTTGTCAAAAATCTAAAGTGATTTGTATTTTTTCTTGAATGTGATTGCGGGCACATAGTACCTCCTACACATTACATTTGTTATGTTTGAATGAAGATCTGTGACCCCTATAGAGCAGGTAAATGGAACAAATTTGATTTTAGTAAGAAATACAAATAGTTTAATGAGCTATACTTCACTTTATTGCACTGTTCATGTAAAGCAAatatcaaacaaaaaaaaaaacagtaaaagaaTTGATCCCAAAATGTCAGACTTCCATAGTGTTCCAGATGATCCAGCACCAAGGTCTCAGCCAGGTCTCCCAATATGATTATCGTCTACAACCTTGTCTTAGGAATTTGAGTCCAGAaagatatttatttttaaaaaattatcccATGAGAACATAAAAAACTATAGCTTTTAAGTGAGTATGTATCACCGAACACTGCCCCAAACCTCCGGTACCATTTGGAAGTATTTCTCAATCCATGCCTGGTCCGTTGCCTTGTCTTGTCTCCTGGTGCCAGTATTGAagttaaaaaattaattttattcctGTGGTGTAGTGTCAAAGAAGAGGGGTCTAGAGCATCAGTGCTCTAGGATGCAGGacctctttctctctttttataGGCACGCCCCTGGACTGGATCTTCATCTTTGTCAGAcctagggcacggatgctctaggccccactTTGTTGATACAGGGCTTCTGGAttaaaataagttttttttaCCCAAATAACAGCACTAAGAGACAAGGAAAGCCCAGGACCAGGCATGGACTGGAAGAACTTCTGAACAGCATGTTTGGAGGCAGGCGATACAGattcactttatggctatgttcacacgcaatAAAATAATGCTAAAATATGACCATTTTAGTGCAAATAAAACAATGTGCTAacaggtggggaaaaaaaaacagttttttttctgaacgaccgcagcgagtatgtaattctaccgcccttaaccccttctgctcccgcccggctcccccgctgtaagcatactttacctgtccttgctgcacgggtccggcatcctgctctcccatccggccaatcagtgtgttgcccagccgcagccactgattggccggacgggagagcataaaaaaagttttaatgtgTCAGAGACATGTGTCATTTTTTTATTGGTTGGGGTCTAATCGTTCAGGCCttgaccgatcaggagaatgagttgGGAGAGAAGCCAGCTATTGCACGCCTCTCTCCTGATCTGTGTCAATGTGAGAGAGACAatcctatagacttacattatgaagtCATTTCGATCGATGACAGGAGAGAACACACTGAATGTAGGTTTCTCCCCACTCGTTCTATTGGTCGGTCATGATGTGAACACTCCCAGACGAGTTCCCGgacgataaaaacttttgatttgtCTTTAAgacatatctaaaaaaaaaaaaaaaaaaattgtgacagtgCCTATTAAACTGGTAAAATTCTATTCAGACCTACTCCTCCTTGTGAGCTGCAATGCATATGACGGCCTTATAGTCAGTAAGGACACTCATGTTTGTTCTCTTTTTAACCTTACAGTCATCAATAACAAAACCTGCTTCAGTTAAAGCTTTCCTGACAAAGTCCTCATTATATGTGAACGTCTTAAGCTTGTCTTCCCCAATTATGGCATAGGTTGCATCTAAATTTCCAATATATATGAATTGTCCTCCAGGTTTTAGCAACTTTGAGAATTTCTTGAGAGATTTCTTGAAATCATCTTGGTCTTTGCAGACATACTCTAAAAGCCAAGCGCTGATGATACAATCGGCTAGTGGTAAGACCATTGGATCCATTATATTTTCGCACTCAAGGTCACACTTCACAACATGATGCATGATCGATCTAATTTCTTCTTCTTTATTCTGTAACTGGTCACTGAGAGAAATAGAAGAAATGAAGAAAGTGATTAACCCATGGTCAGCACCAATAAAGTGTCATAAAGGTTCAAGAAATAGATTTGGAATCCAGTAGGCATTCAGTAGGGATAGAATAACTTAGATTTGAACAAGTCTTTTGCATAAAGTGTCAAGCTTATTAGTTCTTATTATGtcttcctcctgcccccatccctAGTCGCCTTTCTGCCCTTCACCtagctcctgtgtctccttggTCCTCATGCTGCTCTCCCTCTTCCTGTTTGGGCCAGTGAGCATGTGGCCTCTGCTATGATTTAAAGGGCTAGTGCCCTGATTATTGGTTGACCTTTTTTCTGCACCTAAAAAAGTCTGCCCCTTCCTGTTCCTGTGTGCCGGATCTTCAGTGCTTGTAAACTATATTCAGTTATTCCATTACTGTGTACCAGTCCCCTTGCTTCCATTCCTAGGCCTTATTTTTCCCTGCCGCCTTCCCTGACCTGCCTGCCTGTCCCCAACTTTGCTATTGTCTCACATTACTGTACCTCGCTTTATCTTGCCACCTATGCAAGCAAGTCGTTCCCGGGGtaacgacctgggggtcgcctgccacagcaagcccatcctgccttgcacagggctctggtgaagaccagcggccccttaaacTCCGCTCCCTAGTGCTGCCTACTCCATCGCTCCCAGAGGCCCTGCGGATTCACTATACTCCACTGGGCACAAACATTTCAGCCTAGAAAATGAAGACTTAGCAATTCAGAATCATCAGTCACCTACTGGGGTACAAACTCATTTATTGGGTCGGGTGAAGAGCAACCAGCTCAGCAATGGTACTGAGTAGGTCAACAATTCACTTACTCTACGGGTATTCCTCTCTTTGACAGGAGCCTCCACTCATTTATTACaatataaggccatgtttacatggcgtaagacaccggctattccgtgacctggccatggaacggccagtgtcagagaagatctacccggccggtactgaagtaccagccggatgatcttgactgctgctgaattcggatggggGCACgtcagtgtgtgcccgcatcagaatttcccactgcacacaatagagcgtgcggccggagctgcacgctccattgtgtgcattgacatGTCTcttgcggtcgctattcaatgaatgtgtatgtatatatgtactatgtgtatacactccggccgggattccctcagttgcagcacaatgtaagttccatagtaatcacggccattgttgccgaccaacggccatgattaccacggaacttaagttgtgtgaacatagcctaaggctagaaAGAAACAGCCAAGTGCACCATACGATAAGTCCATTGTAACAGTGAAACAATAAAAATCTGCTCAACTTTTGGTGTTTTGCTAAGATCAACCTACGTACAAAAGCATTTGGGTATAAATGAGGTTCCTTTTGCAAGCCGAAGAAAGCTCCAGGGCAAAAGACCAGTTCCATTTCTGGACAGGCAATAGGAGTAAGGCAAAAAGTTTGGTGGCTAAACCAACAACCTGAGGAAGAGGCCTTTGAAGTCTCGAAAAGCACTGTCCATGAGACATACAATAAAGAAGACTTCGCTTTCCTGGTCCCATCCTTCCTCCTGTGTGCCAGTTATCTCACTGTCACTGAACTCTTCCCTTTTTTTCTATAGCTCAATCATGTAGTTTCCATGGGGCTCCACACTGTCAGCATAGGACACCACAGAAAATTTGTACAGGATCAGGGTCGATCAGGATCGATGTAACTTACATAGTTACTTTCCCACCTGATGTAAGCAGCAAGGCAGAAAATATTTGCCTCTTCATTGAGAGTAGAGAGTACAGAAACAGGGACTATATcctttgataggagtccctgctcctgtacacaatTCACCTGAAGCaaatctccccctttttttttttttattattgtgtaTTTCTAAGTTTTTATGCCAAACcaatttgctcatctccataCAAGACCCTTTTGCTTTTTTGCATTTTGCTACTGATTTTGATATCGAATAGTCTAGTTCTGCCAGAATAAGCTTGGTAAAGCCACTTTATATATCCTTTTAAAAAAAGGCAAATTTAACAATGGTGTTTCCCTAATATTTAGACAAGTACCATTACCTGTCTGCATCTTCACCTAGACAAATCTTTGTAGCATGTCGCCATCCAAATGCTCCTGTACGTGTGTCCAGCCATCTCTTCATCTCCATGATGTCAGTATATCTGATTCTTAGCGCTAGTATGCATTTGTAAAATTCACTGACTGCATAGAGCTGAGGAATAATTGAACCACAGCTCAGGTCAATCAGGACATCTCCTTTAAGATTACCTGTAGAAACATTTAAAAAGGTTGTAACAAATAATTTATATAATAATTAAATAATGCAATTACAAGAAaagcacagagcggggagagagaCTCTGACCAATAAAATCTAgacatgagcaaacttttcaaaagtccaGTTCGGCAGGGTCGCAGGATCATGGTGTAAaatttgggtttgtctgaaccgaACCTTAACTACCTGCCAGACTTTATGAATAATCTCAAACCCAATGAGGAGGTGGAATACACCCCTATGTGAGggctatggggacagagggctgCTGACATAACCAAGCCGGGGTTGTTGTCACCTCCTTCCTCTACATCCACAAGTGCCCAACTGTACGAGGATGCCCAGATGGCTTATGAGCCACAGGATGAGGTGATCATTTGGCTCTATGTGAGCGCCTTGTCAAGCAGGGCCAGTTAGAAAACTTCATGGGGATTGCTCCCACCTTATTGTGCTTGTTCtaaaacaaagttttttttatcacctgtggattgatataagtgggcggggcttcccgacctatgtgccacatcgccccgcccctagtgccacttagccccacccccatcagtgatgtcatcgctgcataggccccgcccgctcagcagccattggaagggccagcctaaagctctaggccccaacCCCTATGCCTATGCGGCAATGACGTCaaggatgggggcggggctaagtggcgtcgGGGCAGAACGATTTGGCACATAGGCCACGAGGCCTGcccgcccacatatactaatccacaggtgataaaaatgactttttaccagaacaagcaccatgagatataatataaaataagtaatgaaagctgtaacatttactctttacacctgtggagagcagtcaaaatgcaaaaaggtgtCACTTTAAGTTGTGCCATGTTGGCCATATGTAACATTTAAGAAAAGTGTCTGGTCATCACACCACGTACGTGCCAGGAGAactgtttattagagatgagcgaatatgatttgatcgagatggtattcaatCAAATATTGCAATATTCGAAAGATtctaattcaatcgagtagtgtgacaaatacgtgggaaacattcgaaagccctcccatcacacttggcacttttttttaatccaatctccatgcagggaggccgtgagggaccctgggagtacgcacgcagcgcgaaaacagcgtctaccctcattggatggctgaaccacatgaccttgaatatttaatacttgacttccgcctctcgaccccagatgcgctttcaaccttacgttaatgttatacatactgctccagtagcccactaagggcacctgatatatactgttccagtagcccacttagggcacctgatatatactgttccagtagcccagtgaaaggcacgtcatacaaactgttccagtaacgttcatgcagcatgatgcgtgatacgcgcgaataacctgacgctctacagacgcacatcagaatcatgtatgtaatactgcgcaagaaatatgaaCAAAATATGTGAACATTGCAGTAAAGctttcaaaaatatttttcctttgtaaCTGTcaagagtggcattatactgcgattttggggtgttgggtgcacccaggcacgctccccctaatgtcccagtgtcattccggagttgttggcatcgtttaggaaggtttcatgggggacttggtgacctccaagtggtcgatatttgatttccaagtgccgagaatttttccccatagactataatgggattgaatactcattcgaatagtcgaatatcggtgcctattcgattcgaattctcgaaagtcgaatatttcactactcgctcatctctactgtttatTGTCATGGGGAGTTcgttttgttggggtttagtgtgttagAAACAGGCTACTACAGTGATTGCTACTGCCATCTTTTATAAAGACTAtatcctatatatctcctattccATATATTGGTAAGgatgctttattatgttatacactGTCTTGTTAAGTTGAGTCAGCACCTCCATGTTATATTGTTAATGTATCTATCTTTTATTTTGTTCTCAGACGTATTTTTGATTTCACTTAATAAATTGTATATGTCTATTCACATATAGGTGAATTGCTACACATGGATTGCGGACTTCTTCCCCTGCACACTATATGGATAACCTTTGCCGTGAACTCTTTGTTCTAAAGAAAGGTGCATATTTTAATGTGTTATAACTACaactttttgcagaaataaatagtacaggtgattttaggaaactttataaaccgaaaaatgcttttttttatcatgaaaaagcagtttgaaactctcccccccagtcttcatggttctcttatggagcgGGGAGggtttgagggagatgaggcaccaaaacaggacaacaaagacttaatttatagctacatcactggctatctcctctgaagtcagcactgacctctctgaccactgGATATCAActgtcacacaggtcctgctgtgtaatgccTTGTTCTCGGCTCTCTGCTGGCTACTaatacaatggtttgaattttttacaagccatcacatattataaaagttatacatgttaaatatcgttgtaatcgtaacaacttggggaacacatataacaagtcaggtttaacccagggcgaacggcgtttaaaaaataccctccaaataaaagaaatgtgttgtttttttttcccaatttcaccacacattgaatttttttctggtttcgcagtgtactttatgaaaaaattcagccagtcattgcagTAAAATTAatgccgcaaaaaataagggctcatgtgggtttctaggtgaaaaaatgcaagtgctatggccttttaagcacaaggaggaaaaaacgaaaccgcaaaaatttaaattggcccggtcctctaagggttaaggatcTGGATGTAGGCTGGACATCTGGATGGAAAATACTAaatctggaaaagaaaaaaaaaaaaaaggctcaccTGTAAGTATAGGCTAAAACAgaggcatagctataggggtacagaggggtccAGGAATTAGACAGGGATAAAAAAGCTCTTCCCCATATGGGGAGGCTAGAACTAATGTGTCATATTTTAGGGGCCCTGTGAGTTTGCACATGGACCCACCTGCTTCAAGGTAGTATGTTCACATATttggtaaaagaaaaaataactaaGGTATTAGAAATGTAGTTATTGATGTTACTCTCCAACAGAACCCAGGATTAGTAGCTTTGATGTGTCAGCGTATGTTGCCACAACTGGACCCGATTCTATATAAAATCCCAATCACAACAATTTGACAAAATTCTCTAGACTTGGctgaggcaatttttttttttcagttatcatAGTTAAAACCCATAAGATCCAAACTAATTTTGGGATTAGGGAGTGGGATCACTGATGTTTTGCTTGCACAGTTGTTTTTCCTGGACCATAACTCTCTCATAATTCTATTTTTACATTTATTCTGCTATTTTAGGTGTGCTTTGGTTGTATATAATTGACGGTACAGACAGGTTATTGTTAAATATTTATGAATTTTGTGTATAGTGCTAACATTTTTGCTATTGCTTATTTCAGCATTGTACATTATGGATTTTAAGTTACAGTTGATCAAAAACATTGCTGGAGGAGGTCAGTCCTTTACAGTAGCCAAACTGGTGAACTACAAAAATCATTAGATTAGAGTTTATTATAAGGTTATGCTCCCTGTACAGGATCATAGCTGAGGTAGACGGCTGTCTTGTAATATTTTGTGCCCGTCTGTTTTACGAGATGGCCTCCTTTCCCCGCTATGTTTTCAAAGTGGGAAAATAGCTTAAAAGTGATTAAAAGTGACCCAAAACAGAGAGTTAGTTAAGAGTAACCCTTCTTAATCCTTAACATGTTTCCCAAGATTCTGAAAGTCTACcggtccttataactttcaacatctaaatcagcagtagatgtgatataaagcaagtttgcaatttccattaattttatttatttatttatttatttaattatttttgttatcatggaaaacacggcacttcctgtgttctgacttttttttttttcttttcaagaagTCTTAACACAGGAAGTTTAGTGtttatcaggtcatctgcattcACGGAGAAGGCTGTCAATTGATTGACGAGCACGTTGAGCcgcgactctctgtactggcccggTCTCCATCCTGTGTTTAGTCCCTTTTTTTCaaacagcacaagactaaaaagcttcaggagactggacctggatacaagtaagtatagctttgttttaaaacatgagaactaaaaaaaaaatggtaaagtgCAAACTTGCATTATAtaacatctactgctgatttagattttgaaagttataacgataaTGACACGTTAACAGCTTAGTGACCTCCCACAAgtggtctttttttttgttttttttgcaacaccagcCTAGCTGCTTTGCACAGGTCTCAGTATGGGAGCTCAACTGTCAGTACGACAACCGGGCTGACACACTAAGTGCCAGAGCCGAAGAAACCTTAGATTCTGACAGTTCAACTCATTTCATGCCATGGTTAAAAGATGACAGCAACACGTAAGGATACTGCAGGATTCTGTGAACACTTAGTGGCAACTGGGTGgtatactgtataaatatatatatatatatatatatatatatatatatatatatatacagtataccaccCAGTTGCCACTAAGTGTTCACAGAATCCTGCAgtatccttatatatatatatatatatatatatatatatatatatacacatatacacaaatatGTGACATAAGAGGATGGAAAGATGGTTGGGTTAACCACTTAATAGCACTTTTtgatagcagcttcctgtgtacctcatacagctaaaatatGATGCCCCTTCTGCAGGctttgctgccctgctctgtgtttattttctccataagatggctgacatggtggagcatgtgacaatgcccccctccccctttgtgttcttcaggctcagtggtggacactgggtgtggggcatggtcacatgttccttgaTGTttaccatcttatggacagactcaccacagagcggggcatctatccattatctatctcctatctatctatctatctatctatctatctatctgttatctatctatccattatctatctcctatctatctatctatctatctatctatctatctatctatctatctatctatctgttatctatctatccattatctatctcctatctatctatctatctatctatctatctatctatctatctatctatctgttatctatctatccattatctatctcctatctatctatctatctatctatctatctatctatctatctatctatctgttatctatctatccattatctatctcctatctatctatctatctatctatctatctatctatctatctcctatctatctatctatctatctatcatctatctatctatctatctatctatctatctatctatctatctcctatctatctatttatctatctcctatctatctatctatctatctatctatctatctatctgttatctatctatccattatctatctcctatctatctatctatctatctatctatctatctatctatctatctatctatctcc is a genomic window of Dendropsophus ebraccatus isolate aDenEbr1 chromosome 12, aDenEbr1.pat, whole genome shotgun sequence containing:
- the LOC138769374 gene encoding indolethylamine N-methyltransferase-like, producing the protein MNCNDFKFYTEDGFDPRDHLETYYSDRPDMVFGDDSLVFPIENLKKLFSGGNLKGDVLIDLSCGSIIPQLYAVSEFYKCILALRIRYTDIMEMKRWLDTRTGAFGWRHATKICLGEDADSDQLQNKEEEIRSIMHHVVKCDLECENIMDPMVLPLADCIISAWLLEYVCKDQDDFKKSLKKFSKLLKPGGQFIYIGNLDATYAIIGEDKLKTFTYNEDFVRKALTEAGFVIDDCKVKKRTNMSVLTDYKAVICIAAHKEE